A segment of the Macrotis lagotis isolate mMagLag1 chromosome 8, bilby.v1.9.chrom.fasta, whole genome shotgun sequence genome:
CAGAGAAGAACTGGAAGAGGGCAGGAGCCTGAAAATCAGAGAAGACCAAGAGAAGAAGCAGACAACGGAGATAGAGCTGCAAGAGCTGTTCATGGCTTCTGATAACTTCTAGGTGAGTATTTTCTGAGGAGTTTTCCGAGGCCAGAAGTCAGAGCAAAGATAATTTGTCATTGTTGAGTCTTTTCAGTCAGGTCCGACTCTTTTTGACCCtttctggggttttctttgcaaagataatgaagtaatttaccatttccttctccatcttattttacaggtaaaaaaCTAAAGCAACTaggtgtgaagtgacttgcccaaggtgaccaagttaaggccagatttgaactcaggttttcgtGACTCCAGACCCCAGgctctctctccactgtgccacctcgccaTCCAAGAATGGTTTAGAAGAGAACAGTTaggggtggctagagcaccagccctggagtcaggaggacctgagttcaaatctggtctcagacactgaataaatacctgactgtgtggccttgggcaagaaacttaacctcattgccttgcaaaaactaaaaacaaacaaacaaacaaaaaacaaacagaagagAATAGGAAGAGAGGAAGTGAAGATATTGGGTAGAGATGAACTTTGAGTTTGGCAGAAAAATGAAGAGGATACATAGACCAACAGCTATCAGAAACGGTTGAATGTAGGgagagattttcttttgttttgtttttaaaggtttGCAGAAATTCCAGCCCATTTTTAGATAGCAGAGAAAGAATGAGTAgataggaagaaactgaagattgGAAGGTAGAGATAATGGTGAGTCAGCTGGAGAAGATGAGAGGATGAGATGGGTGAGTCTTAAGCAGATTTAAAACTACACAAAATTTAGAATGAATTCAGTCTAATTTTGAGCAAATTTGGGAAGGAGACTACAGAAATGCATATTATcaacataaacatttatatatcatttgtaGCTCCATAgttaaaaataagtttcaaaaaCCTAGTTCAGGCTGATACAGATTAATGATCACTTCAGTTCATGTAATGAGTTTTGACTTGATTATTATTCACTGCAATGGgccagctggggggggggggcacaacaGATAGAGACCACTGGGCCTGAGATCTgaagactcatttttttctgagttcaaatccagcctcaggcacttgttagctctgggaccctgggcaagtcgcttcacCTTCTcatccccagtttcctcatctgtcaaatgagttggagaagaaaacagtAAACCACTCgtgtatctctgccaaggaaggCCTAAATGTGATCACCAAGAGccagaaataattgaaaaacaacttTGCAGCCTACATTCTCATGGGGTTGCTGTAAAAGGAAATCCTTAGAGGTGACTGTGGCTAGCTTCTTGTAGCCTCCATCACTGCACATCACCATCACAAGCAGCCTACCTTCGGCGGTCCTTGCCCAACACCCTTTCCTCTCCTAAATGGACCTCCCTGCAGCTTAAAACAGTCCAGCCAGCCATGCCATGTACAGGAGAGGAGTAAGTTACCTTAACCATCACAGCTGGCTTTTTTTTGAAGGGACTTCAGTGAGCAGTGGTGTTCACTGCTACATTTCATCTAAACCTGGTTCAGTTAGTAAAAAAATATCCAGGCTTCTGTAGCCCAAAGTACAGGGTCGAAGCTTCCTCATCTCCAGTAGCCGTTATTAGCTGATCAATGCAGTCTCTTCTGTGCACTCAGTTCATGGAGAGGGTGGACCTGACCAAGACGTGGCTCCTGCCTCCATGTTAATAATCCGGAAGGGGAGATGAGGCAAGTCCACAAATAGATGGAATCTAGCTAACTCAGAGGGGACCTTTCAGCTTGGGGCTCCTCCAGAtcagaggagaagggaagaggggcCATGAAGGCTTGGGTCTGTTCTTTACTACCttatgaccatgagcaagttgCTTCATCGCTTTCAGCGTCCTCCCCTGTAGAATATGAAGGAGCTGGCCAATCCCGTCCAGCGAGATGCACGGTGAGGGAAGATGGAGAAAAGTAAATAACATTTAGACAGAACTTTGAAATGTGCAAAATACTGTGTCAGTATGTTGTCACTCCAGCATCAGAAAAACCCTAAAAGGTGGGcatcattatccccattatataggGGCAGATAATGAGACTGGTTCCATGATCAGCCGTGAACACACAGCTGCTAATTGTCAGAGGCAACCCAGCCCCTTCCTGCCTTCCATCATGAGTGAGAGCAGTACAAAGGGCAGAGAAAATGAAGGAGCAGTTTCTTGGAGTGGTCACTTAGTTTTATTTGATTGGCTGGTTAACTCCATGGAGTTTGGGGCCCAAATTCTGGAGGTTTCACAAAGGAATCAATTTTATTCTAAAAGTTCTCAATGGCAAGCCattgaaaaaataggaaacagAGGTGACATCAAACATGGTTTAGGGAGATTATTCTGACATCCTTGTTAGAGGTTGGAGTAGGAAGATCTTGGACATGAGGGGATCATGGATGTTGTGCATGGACCTGATGTGGGCCAGTCTCTTGGTGGATTAGATTTGACACTGGAACAAAGGGAGATCCTCCAAGATCATCAACAGTCCCAGCAGCACAAGGACACTGAGCACATTCTTGCCTGCTGCCCTCCAAGATCCATCAACCCAGCCTCAGGGAGGGACACCCAAGCTGCTGGGGGTTGTCTCGACCTGGAGATGAGGAAATGTTGACAGTCTGAGCCTGCTGCCAACCAAGTCTCAAAGATGgtcacaataatttttaagaaaaaaataactctaaCCTGCATTGGGAGACATGTGAAAATATTGCTTCTACCAATTCCAAAACAtgcatgatggaaaatgttatccacatccagggaaagaaatgatggaatctgaatgtaagATCCAAGCCTACTATTTtcatttcccctatttttccattattttttctttttatacagtttggtaattttttttgtaaactgtttcttctttcacaacatgactaatatggaaagtgTTTTATgtgactgcacatatataacctaaatCAAATCTGGGATCgtggaggaaagagaaggagaaaatttggaattcaaagttgttttttaaaaaaaaattaatgttaaagtTATCTTTCTAtgtaattgaacaaaataaaatgccCCCTACCACAGAGGGAAGGGGCATTTAAAAGAAAGGCTGTAAAGAGTAAGATAGAGTTAAAGAAGATTCACAGGAAGTTGAGGGGAGATGAGCATAGACTGAAATCAACTAAGCTCCCAATCTACTCGGATGAGATCCCAGGCCCACAAACACTCAGTCCCAGCCATCTCTTCAACAGTAGGTATCCAGAGGATTTTGGGGGCCCCCAGTGGCACCTCCATTCACTACAGCATCTAGCGGCCCTAGATTCTTGAAAGTCATGCCAGAGAAACAGGAGCTTCGGTGGGGCATCCCCAAGCTGGAGTTTCTATCAGGACCCTGCTGCCCACGAGGTGGATACCATCTGAGGCCCAGATTGGGTCAGTTGGGAGAGGTCCACCCTAAGCTTGACTTCCTTCTACTAGGGCTGCAAAGGGTCCACTGAGGGAACCCCCTCCCCGGGCCCTGACAGTCACAACCCAAGTAGAACTTCAAAGACTTCTGTATTTCTCCCGGCACAGCTGGTCTCTCTCAGAACATTAGAGTGCCGCTCTATTTGCCTTACATCCAAGTGCTCAACACAAAGATCGGCACACAGGAGGTCCGGGAGCCACAAGGACTGAGAGGTCTACAAATACAAAGTGAGTAGAATGTGCCTCAGGTAACCTTGGTCCTCTCTCTAGAGCTTTCTGCCATCCATCTGAAGCAGGCCCCCTCCCCACACTGTACAAAGAAAGATCTCAACAAAAAGGCCCTGCATCAAATCTCCCCTCACATGTACTTTGTctccaaatttctcttttctctcattattaGAACTGAAAGgcagccaggaagacctgagaacACCTTCTAGCTCCAACCAGACAGGTGGGAGGATGTGCATGTCCTGAGCCATTCTGGGTGGGCTGGtgcacccattttacagatgaggaaactgaggctagagcATAATAAAGGTTAAAATGCACCATGAGACCCTAAATACCTTAACCCATCTgcaaaaaaatagaagttggacAAAATTAGCTCTGGGATTTCTTTCGGCTTTAAGATTCTACAAGTCCCTGAAAAGACTTCATTTTACtgtatgactgaaaaaaaaattcaaaataaactcaGTGGACAATTCCCTTTTTTGTTGCCTTCATTCCAATGACCTTATTTTGAGTTCACTTTCAGCCATTTCATTGCTTGACCATTGGGAAACCTTTTAATGAGAGGTGATGGACACTAGAGATGAGATCTGGGACCCAATCGCAGGATCACACAAGCTCTACAATCAATCCATTGCATCAGTATTTCTCTGGAAACAGCCCCTGCAGAGGCTGCAGGGCCCTCTCTGAACCTCCAGCCTCCCCGGCCACCTCACCTGCATTCTAGAAGCCCAGCCACAGCTCCTTGAGAAAACTTTCCTGGCTCCCTCTCCTCAAATTTATCTTCCATCCAGATCCCAGGAGGATGCCCTGATCCAGCCCAACCCAGGCCCCGGGCACAGCCGGCTCCCCGTCCTCCCCAGGCCCTGGACCAAGGAAGAGAATATACTGCAAGTGCCTAATAAAGGCTTAATCCATTCTGTTCTATGcgaagtacacacacacacacacacacacacacacacaaaccacatTCACACTCACAGACATACCCCCCCTTGCTACCCCTCACTCTGAAGCACTCTGCAAGCTGCCCAACTGCTGGGCACAGCTCCTAGCATCCCTCCTGATGCTGCAGCTTTTGAAATTCAGAGTCTCACAATCATGTTGGAGAGGAGAGCCCCAGAGATCTCTGGATCAGGATGGGGGCTCTGCATCCCCTTCCCTGTCTGagctcccccccccactcccattaGGGAggaagctcctcaagggcaggggtCCTGGGCAGGGCTCACTCCCACTCTCTGAGCAGTGGCCTCTGCCGGCTCTGCTCTGGTCTTGCTCTTGGGGCACTGTCACCCAGGCGGCTCCTCCTGGGTCTGGGGCCTCACTCTGCGGCTCAGGAGGGGAAGGAGGCTCTGGTGGCTCCGGTCAAGAACTGGGTCCTCTCTCGGACATGACGTCCTTCATCTCTGGGCCTGCTGCTTCTAGCTCTTTCAAATGCAGTAACAACAGACGTGGATGTGATGCTCTGAAGCAGAAGAGCCCTTTGTGGACATTGTCTCACCCGAATTTACACTAACTCTCAGAAGGACACATCACGTTGATGGTGTCAATGAGGAAACTGGTTCAAAAGGATTTAATGATTTGTTCCTGGCCACATGGCGACTTTGTGTCTGGGGCAGAAATTGCACCCAGGGCTTCTGCCTCCAGCTCTACAGGCTGGGCCCTGGCTCCAAGCCATTTCTCCATTCCTCAGCAGATCTAATCCCTGCGCTTCTATCAACCCCAATCTGCCCTGGCAGCTTCCCCACTGCCTCCTTGGGGCTCTCTGGGATTGCACAGGATCAGGGATCCCATGCTTGCTAGTCTAGGACCCCCGGGGTCCAGGATCTCCCTGGGCCCCATTTACCTGCCCACCCAATTCACAATCTCCTCCTACACCGTCTTGAACTGTTCCCTGGTTGTTTTGAGTTGGATCTCAAGCTCTTCAGCTTGTTTCCCCACTGCGCTGAGCGCATAGGACACATTCAATCAATACTTGCTGACTAATAAGAGACACTGGAACAAACCGAGTCCACTCGGAGTCTAAACACCACTTTGGCAGGCTGCTGCGGGTGGCTACAACACAAGCCTGCCAATTTtgaggaagggtttttttttttccctttttgacatTTCATGACAGAAATTGAGATTatcatatattttccattttaaaataaacagtGCAAACATCATTGGCAAGGAAGACATATGGTAAACTCCGATGCTTAAGTAGCACTGTAGCTGCAACTCTTAAGTTGCTGTGGCTCGAACTACCAGAAGCTGAAAAGCAACTGACTTATAGGGAAAGAGAGATGGTGAAAGAGAAAGGTCCGTTGTCTCTGAAAATACAAGACCAAATGCGTCCACAGATCACAGTGGCCTGGAAGATAAGTGGGAGCTGGGCCAGAGGTCCACtgtggatggagggatggaggaatGGACAGAGGCACATAGTGGAAATCAACACAGGATGGGTTCTTCCTCCCCACGGGAGACTGAAAGAGAAGCAGCCGGCCCTGAAGGAAGCCAACTCACACCACCTTCCATGTCACTAAATCTGTCTCCTCACGCACAAACCCTCCTACATGGGGATGTTTCTAAGTAATACAGAGTCTTTACTTTTGTGAAAGAGAACTCTACGGAGCTTAATTCAGATGTCATTCCTACTCTGGGACAAGAGATTACATTTTGTCTGAAATCTTACCTCAAGCATAAAActgattttgatttcatttctaCACACAAAGgagtttaaataatttctttaaatatacttcaattttcttatctcagTGAGTAAAAAAATACCTTTGCTTATCCAACTCAAAatacatatttgtaaaaagcTACCAGTTTCTTAGCACAaaataactgaaatttaaattatgTAATTCACTTAAAAATGTAATATTCCCAACCATACAAAGAAAAGTTTCAGAAAATTTACAAATCACCTCCACCCATGTCATGAACGTTACTTACATTTAAAAGGCTCTGATTCCTTTTAAAGGCTAGATTAGCCGATTTTAGGTGAGCTGCCTTTTTTTCAGCTTTCTGGTTATTACGATCCTCCATTTCTTGAAGTAGCTGTAATCTTTGTGCTAGtctagaaaaaattaataaatgaaatcaaCAGAGGTGGAAAAGCACATTACATAAAACCTTTCCTTTCACTGTTTTCCCAATTCATTAAGACATCTTTGAATTGCTCTTCCTTTATGACTCCCAAGGCATTGCAGACCAATGACAATGTGAGTTGATTGGAGAGTCAAGAGAAGAATGAGGCATGAAGTACTATTTACTTAGGTGATCCAGCTCCAACACAACTTTTTTAGGTCAATCTGGGGAAATTGCTTCTACTCTTAGTCATATTCCTGAAGCACACTCTGTATACAAGATTGTGTCTTCCTGGTCCTTCTTTCTTCTTGTGCAGTTTTATTTTGGAGTTTCAAGGATATGTTTTAATTTGGGGTGAAAACATATACTGTAATACAAATcttcatgtacacacacacaattcGATATAcctccacacacatacataacGTTGGTGCTTAACTCGCTACATGAAACCTTCTGTTTAACACTTCGGTACCCCCTGCATCTGATGTGACACATTTAGAATTGTGCTAAACTTCCATATGTCTGAAGAAGCAATACAAACACTACTCTCCTTTCTCTAGGAGAAAGATGATGGTacaggatatgtgtgtgtgtgtgtgtgtgtgtgtgtgcatgtgcgtgtgtctatgtgagtgtgtgtgtacaAACACACAACTAAGATgtttatatagaagaaaaattttgaaagtagGGCCACAAAAATTAGGtaaaaaattatctattctaTACGTAGATATTATTtacatacagatagatataaatatttctcATCAGCAAGATAGTATTTCAGAATAGTTCAACCTTGTTATTAATAGTAAGCAAGTCATGATATCAGTACTTAGAAGATGACAGAAACTTAAAACCAAAATATTACATAACAGGAAGAATAAAGAATTTCCAAAAAGATGGGACCACAACTCTGTTTAGCAAGCCTTAGAACGAGAATAAGAATCCAGAACTTTACAGAATAAGGCTCACCAGTCACAGTGGACACGGACAGGGCTTTACAGTTTATACAGCCCTTGAGCAACAAGGTCTCATTCAAGTCTCACAACCcctagagagggagagaaaggagtcaCAGATGCAGAAGCCAGGGGTCAAAGTGGTTCAAGGACTTGCCCCAGGGTCCCCCCAGCCAATGAGGGCCAGAGACAGGATGGGGGCTCGCGGCATCTGACTTCAGGTCCTGGTGGCCTATCCATTGGGGCTTTGGCAGGGAAAAAAACCTTGTGATCATGAGCTAAAGGAAATAACACGAACGTCATTTGTCCTTTTAATCTCTGACTTTCAAGAGCCCGTGACATCTGTCAATTACACGCAATCTGTTAGCGTAGATTGAACAGTTTCTGTTATATAAAATCTCCCTGTGGATACATAATTAAGTAAACTTAATACAATTTATATATTCAAAGTTCTTAcatttcttcatgttttttaGTAAGTTGAACTTCTTTGCTGAAATAGGGCATCCCCATTTCTTTAGCCAGGCCTCCGCGGTGGTGATGTAAGCTCTCTGTTACagtcagaaaacaaaaacaaaattgaaagcagtGTAAAGTTACTCCTCTAAAGCTGCAACAGGTAGTAAGCTCAGAAGCAGTGGACATCTGGAATACTGCCAATGTCTgtcttctttcaaaaaaaagtaccCATGGGGTAATCcaggaacactggccctggagtcaggaggacctgagttaaaatccagcctcagacacttaataatgacctagctgtatgatcttggtcaagtcacttaactccactgccttataaaaatctaaaaaaaaaaagtacccatCCCTAGAGAGGCAAAGCAGATATCCTGAAATGTGTCAGCTCCTAGAATGTGCCCCTACttatgggaaaaaaaacccttctcgTGTAGCTGCTACTCTTTCAATGTTTAACATTTGTTGAAGAAAAATTCACAAGCTAAACTATGAAGATTTTATCAAaccattaaaaaaggaaaacagtagctattttgtttaaattaataTGTGACACTGTTAGAAAAACatacaaaatttttaaacagGAGACCAAATTAATGAGAATAATAGTTTAAACTTTGTGTTTAAACCTCTAGTTTCTCCTTTTAAGAGGAGACAGATGCCAAAATACCATTAACTCTTTTTTCAAATAGGAAAATACTATTCAGGTGAATAATATACTATGTCCCAAAAGTGAATGGCAAACTATGTCATTTGTTAGACAAACAGGTTCCCTGCACCAACAACTGGAGGCTTATATTGGACATTGAGAAGGAATTTTACAAAACTGTGCATTCTGTTGATGGGAGGCTTACCTggttgtcatattagccagtgtACTGGCATGTGTGGCAGAATGAGAGCACAGAAAAGGACTTGCCTGGGAGTCAAAAAGGTGCTGACCTTGGGAATTCATGTTGACTCTCTGGGCCCATGGTCTCTTGGGCAGTAGGGCAAATTCAAGCCACCCATCACCTGAATAAACCTGTACTGAAAGCCAGCAGAGCATCCATGGGCAGTGGATACCTTTGTCAGTCACTAGTCCTGTGGCCTTTCTGGAGTCTGTTCCTCTTGTACAACATGAGGCTGATACCCATGTACCCAACTTAAGGGGTGACTGcaaagttcaaatgaaataatggatgtGGAAGAATGCATGGGGAAGGGGGGACATCACATCTCCCCTTCATATATATAAAGCCCTCTGCAAATcttaaatcaatatataaatgtcatttattgCTAAAATTATTGTGTCTTTGGTCAGCTGCTATTTCATTCTTGGCTGACCTTAGCAAAATCACTGCTCCTCAACTAAGACTTCAGTTCCCTCTGTAAatgaagggatttgggaaatacagaaaaatacaCTGGTTTCattaacttaaaagaaaaattgataaatcCAGACAACTTTCCTACCCCTCTTCACCTGCGCTGTTGCATAGGAAGGGTACAGTTTCACTTATCACAGAAAAGAAATCCCTGGAGTCATTTTAGTCTGGACACGTCAGTGACCATCCCCCAAGGTTACTTTTCCAAGTGGCACACTGGTTTAAGACAAGGCCGGAAAGAAAACTCtgccctttcccccttcccctctaaCCCTCCACTTTCACCTAAGACAAGAGAGCAAAAATttattcctaaaataaaaataatagtagtagcagctAATATTTAAATAGTACTTAGGATGAGCCAGGCTCTGCATTAAGAACTTTACAGCTACAACCTCATTTGATCCATGtggtaggtgttattatccttattgtataaatgaggaaactgaggc
Coding sequences within it:
- the CEP15 gene encoding centrosomal protein 15 isoform X5, with the translated sequence MHFRCSRGAILWRCSSGKMHFRCSRGAILWRCSSGKMHFRCSRGEIPWRCSRGEIQETYSRESLHHHRGGLAKEMGMPYFSKEVQLTKKHEEILAQRLQLLQEMEDRNNQKAEKKAAHLKSANLAFKRNQSLLNVETTPSSLGVPP